A single window of Jiangella alkaliphila DNA harbors:
- a CDS encoding Lrp/AsnC family transcriptional regulator, translating to MKSVKIDELDRLVVAALLANPRATHAVIGQAVRSSEATVSRRLARLRRTGAVRVVGALDSQISHRARSVFVRLRCAPGAADDLALPLAQWLETGSVKVLTGSVDCVAEVAYTSNEHLYALMMHRLPQFDGVMATFSNQVIRRFSTPHGWNPGLLPDTVVAELRAERRDRWSEHPEPDDAAPMSELDEQLVDALIDDGRTSWQDLAARCGVTPSTARRRTEALMAQGVLRMRCVVEPEVLGLTVNAFVWLTINPTKIGIAGEILARHRNVIMIAATTGDRNLCGEIAVASDSALYEFLSETVGHLPGLIHADVAVALRTVKRAGMIAPELRSADLSPSVP from the coding sequence ATGAAATCGGTGAAGATCGACGAACTCGACCGGCTGGTCGTCGCCGCCCTGCTCGCGAACCCGCGGGCCACCCACGCCGTCATCGGGCAGGCGGTGCGCAGCTCCGAGGCGACGGTGTCGCGGCGGCTTGCCCGGCTGCGGCGGACCGGCGCCGTGCGCGTCGTCGGCGCACTCGACTCGCAGATCAGCCACCGGGCCCGGTCGGTGTTCGTGCGGCTGCGGTGCGCGCCGGGCGCGGCCGACGACCTGGCGCTGCCGCTGGCGCAGTGGCTCGAGACCGGCTCGGTCAAGGTGCTGACCGGCAGCGTCGACTGCGTCGCGGAGGTCGCCTACACGTCCAACGAGCACCTCTACGCGCTGATGATGCACCGGCTGCCGCAGTTCGACGGCGTCATGGCGACGTTCAGCAATCAGGTGATTCGCCGCTTCTCCACCCCGCACGGCTGGAACCCCGGCCTGCTGCCCGACACCGTCGTCGCCGAGCTGCGGGCCGAACGGCGCGACCGGTGGAGCGAGCACCCCGAGCCCGACGACGCGGCGCCGATGTCGGAGCTGGACGAGCAGCTCGTCGACGCGCTCATCGACGACGGCCGGACGAGCTGGCAGGACCTCGCCGCCCGATGCGGTGTCACGCCCAGCACCGCCCGCCGGCGCACCGAGGCGCTGATGGCGCAGGGCGTGCTGCGCATGCGCTGCGTCGTCGAGCCGGAGGTGCTGGGGCTGACGGTGAACGCGTTCGTCTGGCTGACCATCAACCCGACGAAGATCGGCATCGCCGGCGAGATCCTGGCCCGGCACCGCAACGTCATCATGATCGCGGCCACCACCGGCGACCGGAACCTGTGCGGCGAGATCGCCGTCGCCAGCGACAGCGCGCTCTACGAGTTCCTCTCCGAGACCGTCGGCCACCTGCCCGGGCTCATCCACGCCGACGTCGCGGTCGCGCTACGCACCGTCAAACGGGCCGGCATGATCGCTCCGGAACTGCGTAGCGCCGACTTGTCCCCGTCTGTGCCGTGA
- a CDS encoding DUF389 domain-containing protein: MLHLRVSTPAETTDRIVALLQESTGVASIAVLRGASVRPEGDVVLAELARESAEELIGALRELGVDQTGSIALESVETSISAAAERAEDDAPGHGADAVIWEQVVRRADEDSVLSNTFVWFLSLAAVLAAIAIVLDSAILVVGAMVVGPEFGPLAGIAVGLVHRRFGIVRQSLVTLVAGFAIAIAVTTVLCLLASWAGWIDASVLTAERPLTGFIWRPDRWSFVVAFIAGIAGILSLTSAKSGALVGVFISVTTVPAAGNLGLALALGDATELGGAAAQLGINMAAIVLAGVLTLLAQKATADRLPRLSAGRTPVA, from the coding sequence GTGCTGCACCTGCGCGTCTCGACTCCGGCGGAGACGACCGACCGCATCGTCGCGCTGTTGCAGGAGTCGACAGGCGTCGCGAGCATCGCGGTCCTGCGCGGCGCCTCGGTGCGTCCCGAGGGTGATGTCGTCCTGGCCGAGCTGGCCCGCGAGTCGGCCGAGGAGCTGATCGGCGCGCTGCGCGAGCTCGGCGTCGACCAGACCGGCAGCATCGCACTGGAGTCGGTCGAGACGTCCATCTCGGCGGCCGCCGAACGCGCGGAGGACGACGCGCCCGGCCACGGCGCCGACGCCGTCATCTGGGAGCAGGTGGTGCGCCGCGCCGACGAGGACTCGGTGCTGTCGAACACGTTCGTCTGGTTCCTCAGCCTGGCCGCCGTTCTGGCCGCCATCGCGATCGTGCTCGACTCCGCGATCCTCGTGGTCGGCGCGATGGTCGTCGGGCCGGAGTTCGGCCCGCTGGCAGGCATCGCCGTCGGGCTGGTGCACCGACGGTTCGGCATCGTGCGTCAGTCACTGGTGACGCTGGTGGCCGGGTTCGCCATTGCGATCGCCGTCACGACGGTGCTGTGCCTGCTGGCATCGTGGGCAGGATGGATCGACGCGTCGGTCTTGACCGCGGAACGGCCACTCACGGGGTTCATCTGGCGGCCGGACCGGTGGTCGTTCGTCGTGGCGTTCATCGCCGGGATCGCCGGCATCCTGTCGCTCACGTCCGCGAAGTCGGGTGCGCTGGTGGGCGTGTTCATCTCGGTGACGACGGTGCCCGCGGCCGGGAACCTGGGACTGGCCCTGGCTCTCGGCGACGCCACCGAGCTGGGCGGCGCGGCCGCTCAGCTCGGTATCAACATGGCCGCGATCGTGCTGGCCGGCGTGTTGACCCTGCTCGCGCAGAAGGCCACCGCCGACCGGCTGCCCCGGCTCAGTGCTGGACGGACGCCCGTCGCATGA
- a CDS encoding ABC transporter substrate-binding protein encodes MWRRPLSALAVIGLVAAGCSGDDDGDSAGSGEGDGGSITLWTVYDTADRIATMQQVLADFTAESGIDVELVGVSAPDLSQAMVSAAAAGDLPDVVVHGVELAAGWVAEGILDSAVASELIDELGTDTFNESALNLIRVEDAEGEYATVPSDGWGQMIFYRTDLFDAAGLEEPTSYEAVLTAAEQLNGQNGGSGFAIGSTGGDGFTMQVFEHVALANDCQLVDDEGEVTLDSPECEEAIQFYVDLAQYAPTGAGDVDTTRANYLAGQTAMTSWSPHLLDELAGLFPDTPLTCADCANDQQWLVDRTTMLPLFQGPSGDEPTQFGLTINLGITTSADTEPASELVRYLLGDGYMGFLSISPEGRFPMRTGPEAGDTSYVDGWTGLAVGSGQEQLSVGELYGDDAVQTITEGATGFERWGFPQGQGALVTAMYGDLELTNILRDALDGTITAAEAAAQMDESATQLQSELG; translated from the coding sequence ATGTGGCGACGACCTCTGAGTGCACTGGCGGTGATCGGCCTGGTCGCGGCGGGGTGTTCCGGCGACGACGACGGCGACAGCGCGGGCTCCGGCGAGGGTGACGGCGGCAGCATCACGCTGTGGACGGTCTACGACACCGCCGACCGGATCGCGACGATGCAGCAGGTGCTGGCCGACTTCACCGCAGAGTCCGGCATCGACGTCGAGCTGGTCGGCGTCAGCGCGCCCGACCTCTCCCAGGCGATGGTGTCGGCGGCCGCCGCCGGCGACCTCCCCGACGTCGTCGTGCACGGCGTCGAGCTGGCCGCGGGCTGGGTCGCCGAGGGCATCCTCGACTCCGCCGTGGCCAGCGAGCTGATCGACGAGCTCGGCACCGACACGTTCAACGAGAGCGCGCTGAACCTCATCCGGGTCGAGGACGCCGAGGGCGAGTACGCCACCGTCCCGTCCGACGGCTGGGGCCAGATGATCTTCTACCGGACCGACCTGTTCGACGCCGCCGGGCTGGAGGAGCCGACCAGCTACGAGGCCGTGCTGACCGCCGCCGAGCAGCTCAACGGGCAGAACGGCGGCTCCGGCTTCGCGATCGGCAGCACCGGCGGCGACGGCTTCACCATGCAGGTCTTCGAGCACGTCGCGCTGGCCAACGACTGCCAGCTGGTCGACGACGAGGGCGAGGTGACGCTGGACAGCCCCGAGTGCGAGGAGGCGATCCAGTTCTACGTCGACCTCGCGCAGTACGCGCCCACCGGCGCCGGCGACGTCGACACCACCCGGGCCAACTACCTGGCCGGGCAGACGGCGATGACGTCGTGGTCGCCGCACCTGCTGGACGAGTTGGCCGGCCTGTTCCCGGACACGCCGCTGACCTGTGCCGACTGTGCCAACGACCAGCAGTGGCTGGTCGACCGCACCACGATGCTGCCGCTGTTCCAGGGTCCGTCCGGCGACGAGCCGACCCAGTTCGGCCTGACCATCAACCTGGGCATCACGACGTCCGCCGACACCGAGCCGGCCAGCGAGCTGGTGCGGTACCTGCTCGGCGACGGGTACATGGGGTTCCTGTCCATCTCGCCCGAGGGCCGGTTCCCGATGCGCACCGGCCCGGAGGCCGGCGACACGTCCTACGTCGACGGCTGGACCGGCCTGGCCGTGGGTTCGGGGCAGGAGCAGCTCAGCGTCGGCGAGCTGTACGGCGACGACGCGGTCCAGACCATCACCGAGGGCGCCACCGGGTTCGAGCGCTGGGGCTTCCCGCAGGGTCAGGGCGCGCTGGTCACCGCGATGTACGGCGACCTCGAGCTGACGAACATCCTGCGCGACGCGCTGGACGGCACCATCACGGCGGCCGAGGCGGCCGCGCAGATGGACGAGAGCGCCACGCAGCTCCAGTCCGAACTGGGCTGA
- a CDS encoding GrpB family protein has translation MHESDAAHDAVRRDPIEILPYDTAWPESFEQQRRNVEPVLRPWLIGSVEHVGSTAVPGLSAKPIIDMMAMVPSYEEAEGTIAAMREIGWTHVWETGDAELRRWSFCHPDPAWRTHHLHVVEYVSQLGRDCLAFRDHLRHHPDDAQKYAGIKQSLAAVHHDDRPAYRAGKAPFIEDIMRRASVQH, from the coding sequence ATGCACGAGAGTGATGCAGCGCACGATGCTGTGCGCCGCGACCCGATAGAAATCCTTCCTTACGACACCGCGTGGCCCGAGTCCTTCGAGCAGCAGCGCCGCAACGTCGAGCCGGTACTCCGCCCCTGGCTGATCGGCTCGGTCGAGCACGTCGGCAGCACGGCGGTGCCGGGCCTGTCCGCCAAGCCCATCATCGACATGATGGCCATGGTCCCCTCGTACGAAGAGGCCGAGGGCACCATCGCCGCCATGCGCGAGATCGGCTGGACGCACGTGTGGGAGACCGGCGACGCCGAGCTGCGGCGCTGGTCGTTCTGCCACCCCGACCCGGCCTGGCGCACCCACCACCTGCACGTCGTCGAGTATGTGTCGCAGCTCGGCCGCGACTGCCTGGCCTTCCGCGACCACCTGCGGCACCACCCCGACGACGCGCAGAAGTACGCCGGCATCAAGCAGAGCCTGGCGGCCGTGCACCACGACGACCGTCCGGCCTACCGTGCGGGCAAGGCGCCGTTCATCGAGGACATCATGCGACGGGCGTCCGTCCAGCACTGA
- a CDS encoding carbohydrate ABC transporter permease, with protein sequence MASREVVETRVLGVARVLWLAFIMVACILPLFYMLLLSVRPLQAVLQDPLGVPSPSELNLEAYRRVVASPEDGGYGLLSFFGNSLIVALGSVVATVLVSVLGAYAATRLRFPGKNVVNVSFFAVYMFPGIVMAIPLFVLFSRLGLRGELPALIVIYLASTVPVSVYMLRNYFRSIPKGLEDAAMVDGCNRVQVIVRIVLPLAMPSIAATSLYVFMIAWNEYLFALLFLLESRDNWTVSLGLAQLDDISVSATVLMAGSVLLTLPVIALFFAAERLLVEGLTAGAEKG encoded by the coding sequence ATGGCGTCGCGCGAGGTGGTCGAGACGCGCGTCCTCGGGGTCGCGCGGGTGCTCTGGCTGGCGTTCATCATGGTCGCCTGCATCCTGCCGCTGTTCTACATGCTGCTGCTGTCGGTACGGCCGCTGCAGGCCGTGCTGCAGGACCCGCTCGGCGTGCCGTCGCCCAGCGAGCTGAACCTGGAGGCGTACCGGCGGGTCGTCGCCTCGCCGGAGGACGGCGGCTACGGCCTGCTCTCGTTCTTCGGCAACTCGCTGATCGTCGCGCTCGGCTCCGTCGTGGCGACCGTGCTGGTGTCGGTGCTCGGCGCGTATGCCGCGACCCGGCTGCGCTTCCCGGGCAAGAACGTCGTCAACGTCTCGTTCTTCGCCGTCTACATGTTCCCCGGCATCGTCATGGCGATCCCGCTGTTCGTGCTGTTCTCGCGGCTCGGGCTGCGCGGCGAGCTGCCGGCGCTGATCGTCATCTACCTGGCGTCGACGGTGCCGGTGTCGGTGTACATGCTGCGCAACTACTTCCGGTCCATCCCGAAGGGACTGGAGGACGCGGCGATGGTCGACGGCTGCAACCGGGTCCAGGTGATCGTCCGGATCGTGCTGCCGCTGGCGATGCCGTCGATCGCCGCGACCTCGCTCTACGTGTTCATGATCGCCTGGAACGAGTACCTGTTCGCGCTGCTCTTCCTGCTGGAGAGCCGGGACAATTGGACGGTCTCGCTCGGCCTGGCACAGCTGGACGACATCAGCGTGTCGGCGACCGTCCTGATGGCGGGGTCGGTGCTGCTGACGCTGCCGGTCATCGCGCTGTTCTTCGCCGCCGAGCGTCTGCTGGTCGAGGGCCTCACCGCCGGGGCCGAGAAAGGGTGA
- a CDS encoding carbon-nitrogen hydrolase family protein — protein sequence MRVALVQLSAGTGTDANLAAIRRLTDGVDADLVVLPEAVMHDFGDPALPLGPVAQPLDGPFVATLAEVARAAGAVVVGGMFERSGDADRPYNTLVAVGSDGAVLATYRKAHLYDSFGYRESDRLRAGDPVPVVFEVAGVRLGLLTCYDLRFPEQGRALVDAGADAFVVPAAWVRGPLKEDHWQTLLRARAIENTVYVAAAAQNGRAYCGLSQLVDPLGVVVAGLGDEEGRLIAELDPDRVMAARERNPALRHRRTWPVP from the coding sequence ATGCGGGTTGCACTGGTCCAGCTCTCGGCGGGCACCGGCACGGACGCGAACCTGGCGGCGATCCGGCGGCTGACCGACGGCGTCGACGCGGACCTCGTCGTGTTGCCGGAGGCGGTCATGCACGACTTCGGCGACCCCGCGCTGCCGCTCGGCCCGGTGGCCCAGCCGCTGGACGGCCCGTTCGTCGCGACGCTGGCCGAGGTGGCGAGGGCGGCCGGCGCCGTCGTCGTCGGCGGCATGTTCGAGCGGTCCGGCGACGCCGACCGGCCCTACAACACACTGGTCGCCGTGGGCTCCGACGGCGCCGTGCTGGCGACGTACCGCAAGGCGCACCTCTACGACTCCTTCGGCTACCGCGAGTCCGACCGGCTGCGCGCCGGCGACCCGGTGCCGGTGGTGTTCGAGGTCGCCGGGGTCCGGCTCGGCCTGCTGACCTGCTACGACCTGCGCTTCCCGGAACAGGGACGGGCGCTGGTCGACGCCGGCGCCGATGCGTTCGTCGTCCCGGCGGCGTGGGTGCGCGGGCCGCTGAAGGAGGACCACTGGCAGACGCTGCTGCGCGCGCGGGCGATCGAGAACACCGTCTACGTCGCCGCGGCGGCGCAGAACGGGCGGGCGTACTGCGGGCTCAGCCAGCTGGTCGATCCGCTCGGCGTCGTGGTCGCCGGGCTGGGCGACGAGGAGGGCCGCCTGATCGCCGAGCTCGACCCGGACCGCGTGATGGCGGCCCGCGAGCGCAACCCGGCGCTGCGGCACCGGCGGACCTGGCCGGTGCCATGA
- a CDS encoding 2-hydroxyacid dehydrogenase, with protein MILQVGGLHPTVERELSTTYGALRLPAGDGPYYAFLAEHGPQVTVAVTGSGMDAALIGALPRLAAVINLGVGYDSVDVAALKPRGIALSNTPDVLTDCVADLAVGGLIDVFRGMSASDRFVRRGEWAAGHKFPLQRRVSGTRVGILGLGRIGRAIAHRLEAFGCTVTYHNRRRVDDVAYGYAASPLELARSVDAVIVTTPGGSDTQALVSAEVLAALGPDGFLVNVARGSVVDQDALVAALASGALGGAALDVFTDEPRVPEELFALDNVVLLPHIGSATVETREAMAQLVLRNLERFLADGTLVTPVLL; from the coding sequence GTGATCCTGCAGGTCGGCGGCCTCCATCCCACGGTCGAGCGTGAGCTCTCGACGACGTACGGCGCGCTCCGGCTGCCTGCCGGCGACGGGCCGTACTATGCGTTCCTCGCCGAGCACGGGCCGCAGGTCACCGTCGCGGTCACCGGCTCCGGCATGGACGCCGCGCTCATCGGCGCGCTGCCCCGGCTGGCCGCCGTCATCAACCTCGGCGTGGGCTACGACTCGGTCGACGTCGCGGCGCTGAAGCCGCGCGGCATCGCGCTCAGCAACACGCCCGACGTGCTCACCGACTGCGTGGCAGACCTCGCCGTCGGCGGGTTGATCGACGTCTTCCGCGGCATGTCCGCGAGCGACCGGTTCGTCCGTCGCGGCGAGTGGGCGGCCGGGCACAAATTCCCGCTGCAGCGGCGGGTCAGCGGCACCCGCGTCGGCATCCTCGGACTGGGCCGCATCGGCCGGGCCATCGCGCATCGGCTCGAGGCGTTCGGCTGCACCGTCACGTACCACAACCGCCGCCGCGTCGACGACGTCGCGTACGGCTACGCGGCCTCGCCGCTGGAGCTGGCCCGCTCGGTCGACGCGGTCATCGTCACCACCCCGGGTGGCTCGGACACCCAGGCGCTGGTCTCGGCCGAGGTGCTCGCCGCGCTCGGCCCCGACGGCTTCCTCGTCAACGTCGCGCGCGGCAGCGTGGTCGACCAGGACGCGCTGGTGGCGGCGCTGGCGTCGGGCGCGCTGGGCGGCGCGGCGCTGGACGTGTTCACCGACGAGCCGCGGGTGCCTGAGGAGCTGTTCGCGCTGGACAACGTCGTGCTGCTGCCGCACATCGGCAGCGCCACGGTCGAGACCCGCGAGGCGATGGCCCAGCTCGTGCTGCGCAACCTGGAGCGGTTCCTGGCCGACGGGACGCTGGTGACGCCGGTCCTGCTTTGA
- a CDS encoding carbohydrate ABC transporter permease: MASGPIAPSAADTEPAGTGDGGPRRGGRRGRRGGGPSLRTRESRAGLVLVSPTVLIVLLVVVLPFLWTIVMSFQRLRLIDLQNVFDITLTLRNFETVLGSADLWEMVRTTLIYSIGGTVLSIGAGLATALALRQRFPGRMIIRAFVLVPYVIPVVSAALVWRTLLNPQFGPVNVFGVDVLGWDQPIGFLSERFHHVELFGVGFDAPIALLTVIVFEAWKTFPLAFLFILARLQGMPRDLEEAARVDGATPLQRFRYIVAPQLSGVIALLVLLRFIWTFQNFNDVYLLTRGAAGTEVVAVQVYQYLVARNDVGGAAALGLLMSVVLIIAFAVYYRYGVLKQEAEV, translated from the coding sequence GTGGCCTCCGGACCGATCGCCCCGTCCGCCGCGGACACCGAGCCGGCCGGCACCGGCGACGGTGGCCCGCGGCGCGGCGGGCGCCGTGGCCGCCGCGGCGGCGGGCCGTCGCTGCGCACCCGCGAGTCGCGCGCCGGCCTCGTCCTGGTCAGCCCGACGGTCCTGATCGTCCTGCTGGTGGTCGTGCTGCCGTTCCTGTGGACGATCGTCATGTCGTTCCAGCGGCTGCGGCTGATCGACCTGCAGAACGTCTTCGACATCACGCTGACGCTGCGCAACTTCGAGACGGTCCTGGGCAGCGCGGACCTGTGGGAGATGGTCCGCACGACGCTGATCTACTCGATCGGCGGGACGGTGCTGTCGATCGGCGCCGGGCTGGCGACCGCGCTGGCGTTGCGGCAGCGGTTCCCCGGCCGCATGATCATCCGGGCGTTCGTGCTGGTGCCGTACGTCATCCCGGTGGTGTCCGCGGCGCTGGTCTGGCGGACGCTGCTGAACCCGCAGTTCGGGCCGGTCAACGTGTTCGGCGTCGACGTGCTCGGCTGGGACCAGCCGATCGGGTTCCTCAGCGAGCGGTTCCACCACGTCGAACTGTTCGGCGTCGGGTTCGACGCGCCGATCGCGCTGCTCACCGTCATCGTGTTCGAGGCGTGGAAGACGTTCCCGCTGGCGTTCCTGTTCATCCTGGCCCGGCTGCAGGGCATGCCGCGCGACCTGGAGGAGGCGGCGCGCGTCGACGGCGCCACCCCGCTGCAGCGCTTCCGCTACATCGTCGCTCCGCAGCTGTCCGGCGTCATCGCGCTGCTGGTGCTGCTGCGGTTCATCTGGACGTTCCAGAACTTCAACGACGTGTACCTGCTGACCCGTGGCGCCGCCGGCACCGAGGTGGTCGCGGTGCAGGTGTACCAGTACCTGGTCGCCCGCAACGACGTCGGCGGCGCGGCCGCGCTCGGCCTGCTGATGTCCGTCGTGCTGATCATCGCCTTCGCCGTCTACTACCGGTACGGCGTGCTCAAGCAGGAGGCGGAGGTCTGA
- the mobA gene encoding molybdenum cofactor guanylyltransferase, with amino-acid sequence MTGGGPWAAVVLAGGAGRRLGGTDKPALVVGGQTLLERSVAAAAGAGAAQVVVVGPRRDLAMPVTWTREDPPGGGPLAGLVAGLAALEPAPDTLLVLAADLPRVSSALVGRLLAGLEPDADAVAVVDAGGWVQPLVAVYRAGALRAALDAVGDPRNRPVRALLERLRVTTLPDEDGAADIDTPGDLARWRP; translated from the coding sequence ATGACCGGCGGCGGGCCGTGGGCGGCGGTCGTGCTCGCCGGCGGCGCTGGACGGCGGCTGGGCGGGACGGACAAGCCCGCGCTCGTCGTCGGCGGGCAGACGCTGCTGGAGCGGTCCGTCGCGGCGGCGGCCGGAGCGGGCGCCGCGCAGGTCGTCGTGGTCGGCCCGCGGCGCGACCTCGCGATGCCGGTCACGTGGACCCGCGAGGATCCGCCCGGCGGCGGCCCGCTGGCCGGGCTGGTGGCCGGCCTGGCCGCGTTGGAGCCGGCGCCCGACACCCTCCTCGTGCTCGCCGCGGACCTGCCGCGGGTGTCGTCGGCGCTGGTCGGACGGCTGCTGGCGGGGCTGGAGCCGGACGCCGACGCCGTCGCCGTCGTCGATGCCGGCGGCTGGGTACAGCCACTGGTGGCGGTGTACCGGGCCGGGGCGCTGCGGGCCGCGCTGGACGCCGTCGGCGACCCGCGGAACCGGCCGGTCCGCGCGCTGCTCGAGCGGCTGCGGGTGACGACGCTCCCGGACGAGGACGGTGCCGCGGACATCGACACGCCGGGCGACCTGGCCCGATGGCGGCCATGA